The following proteins are encoded in a genomic region of Streptomyces lunaelactis:
- a CDS encoding Rieske (2Fe-2S) protein has product METPRRTVLVAGAAGAAALVAGCSNYGDEGGGSTSATPSTSRPETTQPATSGTGTTSAPPESSAPPAGEELAKTADIPVGGGKVFADQKVVVTQPTSGDFKAFSAICTHQGCTVNKVADGTIDCPCHGSKYNIEDAAVVHGPATRPLPTKQINVSGDTIVLT; this is encoded by the coding sequence ATGGAGACTCCACGACGTACGGTTCTGGTGGCGGGCGCGGCGGGCGCCGCCGCTCTGGTGGCGGGCTGCAGCAACTACGGCGACGAGGGCGGCGGCTCCACGTCGGCCACACCGAGCACGAGCCGACCGGAAACCACGCAGCCCGCCACTTCGGGCACCGGCACGACGAGCGCCCCGCCCGAGAGCTCGGCGCCCCCGGCCGGCGAGGAGCTCGCCAAGACCGCCGACATCCCGGTGGGCGGCGGCAAGGTATTCGCCGACCAGAAGGTCGTCGTGACCCAGCCCACGTCGGGCGACTTCAAGGCCTTCTCCGCGATCTGCACCCACCAGGGCTGCACGGTCAACAAGGTCGCGGACGGCACCATCGACTGCCCCTGTCACGGCAGCAAATACAACATCGAGGACGCCGCGGTCGTCCACGGCCCCGCCACCCGGCCGCTGCCGACGAAGCAGATCAACGTCTCCGGGGACACCATCGTGCTGACCTAG
- a CDS encoding nucleotidyltransferase domain-containing protein — translation MTDPLAMELGPVVAEQPDPLLFATVSGAHLYGFPSRDSDVDLRGIHLLPVEELLGLHEPEETRSRMWDRDGVEMDLVTHDLRKFVRLMLRRNGYVLEQLLSPLVVHTSDAHAELISLAPGVLTSHHAHHYRGFANTQWRLFEKTGELKPLLYTFRALLTGIHLMRSGEVQAHLPTLLGEVEAPGRLPALIAAKADAEHGHVTGVDHHRVRADVEALHEVLEEARVASPLPDEPTTYEALRDFVVRVRLER, via the coding sequence ATGACTGATCCACTGGCCATGGAACTCGGCCCCGTCGTCGCCGAACAGCCCGACCCGCTGCTGTTCGCCACCGTCTCCGGGGCGCATCTGTACGGATTCCCGTCCCGGGACTCGGACGTGGACCTGCGGGGGATCCACCTGCTGCCCGTCGAGGAGCTGCTGGGGCTGCACGAGCCGGAGGAGACCCGGTCCCGGATGTGGGACCGGGACGGCGTCGAGATGGATCTGGTCACGCACGACCTGCGGAAGTTCGTAAGGCTGATGCTGCGGCGCAACGGATACGTCCTGGAACAGCTGCTGTCGCCGCTGGTGGTGCACACGTCGGACGCGCACGCCGAGCTCATATCGCTCGCTCCCGGTGTGCTCACCAGCCACCACGCCCACCACTACCGGGGGTTCGCGAACACCCAGTGGCGGCTCTTTGAGAAGACCGGCGAGCTCAAGCCGCTGCTGTACACCTTCCGGGCGCTGCTCACCGGCATCCATCTGATGCGCAGCGGCGAGGTGCAGGCGCATCTGCCCACGCTGCTCGGGGAGGTCGAGGCCCCGGGCCGGCTGCCCGCGCTGATCGCGGCCAAGGCGGACGCCGAGCACGGCCACGTCACGGGGGTGGACCACCACCGCGTACGCGCCGACGTCGAGGCGCTGCACGAGGTGCTCGAGGAGGCGCGGGTGGCCTCGCCGCTACCCGACGAGCCCACCACCTACGAAGCGCTGCGCGACTTCGTGGTCCGCGTCCGCCTGGAGCGCTGA
- the pnuC gene encoding nicotinamide riboside transporter PnuC: MSLADILGPLQQPLFTVLDTPVSWTEFLGFGSGALCVWLVARQHLANWPIGIANNLFFILLFTQAGLYADAGLQVVFITLAVYGWWTWTHGGGPGPDGLPVRRTSRTEWSWLLAAGVVGTLALTLLLGRATDSNVPFWDALTTALSLMATYGQCRKRLESWWLWIAADVVYVPLYAYKELYLTSLLYAGFLTLCVIGLRSWSRDLVVRQRELAEVVV, encoded by the coding sequence GTGAGTCTCGCGGACATCCTCGGACCCCTGCAGCAACCGCTGTTCACCGTTCTGGACACCCCGGTGAGCTGGACCGAGTTCCTCGGTTTCGGCAGTGGCGCGCTCTGCGTCTGGCTCGTCGCCCGCCAGCACCTCGCCAACTGGCCGATCGGCATCGCCAACAACCTCTTCTTCATCCTGCTCTTCACCCAGGCGGGCCTGTACGCCGACGCCGGCCTGCAGGTCGTCTTCATCACCCTCGCCGTGTACGGCTGGTGGACCTGGACCCACGGGGGTGGACCAGGTCCCGACGGACTCCCGGTGCGGCGCACTTCGCGCACCGAGTGGTCCTGGCTGCTCGCGGCGGGGGTGGTGGGGACACTCGCACTGACGCTCCTCCTCGGCCGCGCCACCGACTCGAACGTCCCCTTCTGGGACGCGCTCACCACCGCCCTGTCGCTGATGGCGACCTACGGGCAGTGCCGCAAGCGTCTCGAGTCCTGGTGGCTGTGGATCGCCGCCGATGTGGTGTACGTGCCGCTCTACGCGTACAAGGAGCTCTATCTGACCTCCCTGCTGTACGCAGGCTTCCTGACCCTGTGCGTCATCGGCCTGCGCAGCTGGTCGCGCGATCTGGTCGTACGGCAGCGGGAGTTGGCGGAGGTGGTCGTATGA
- a CDS encoding pseudouridine synthase — MRSSGRNSGSGNRDSRGAGGKGRDDQQKRAGRPRPEERRYDVGGSQGSEGGGKAGGGRGASARGGAKGGPKSPQSGSRGAAPRRGPHGQRESRPRELDAKIEERNRERHNKPQVKTPKTFPGAEQEGERLQKVLARAGMGSRRACEELIDQARVEVNGQIVTEQGKRVDPDHDEIKVDGLTVATQSHLFFALNKPAGVVATMEDPDGRQCLGDYVNNRETRLFHVGRLDTETEGIILLTNHGELAHRLTHPKYGVKKTYLAAIQGPLPRDLGKRLKDGIELDDGYARADHFRVVENTGKNYLVEVTLHEGRKHIVRRMLAEAGFPVDKLVRVSFGPIALGDQKSGWLRRMTNTEVGMLMKEVGL; from the coding sequence ATGCGAAGCAGCGGCAGGAACAGCGGAAGCGGCAACCGGGACTCTCGGGGTGCCGGCGGCAAGGGGCGCGACGACCAGCAGAAGCGCGCGGGCCGGCCCCGTCCCGAGGAGCGCCGTTACGACGTCGGCGGCAGCCAGGGTTCCGAGGGCGGCGGCAAGGCCGGCGGCGGTCGCGGCGCGTCCGCGCGCGGTGGCGCCAAGGGGGGCCCGAAGTCCCCGCAGAGCGGTAGCAGGGGCGCGGCCCCGCGCCGCGGCCCGCACGGCCAGCGCGAATCCCGTCCCCGCGAGCTCGACGCCAAGATCGAGGAGCGCAACCGGGAGCGGCACAACAAGCCGCAGGTCAAGACGCCCAAGACCTTCCCCGGCGCCGAGCAGGAGGGTGAGCGGCTGCAGAAGGTCCTCGCCCGCGCCGGCATGGGCTCCCGCCGCGCCTGCGAGGAGCTGATCGACCAGGCCCGTGTCGAGGTCAACGGTCAGATCGTCACCGAGCAGGGCAAGCGCGTCGACCCGGACCACGACGAGATCAAGGTCGACGGGCTGACCGTCGCCACCCAGTCGCATCTCTTCTTCGCGCTCAACAAGCCAGCCGGTGTCGTCGCCACCATGGAGGACCCGGACGGCCGCCAGTGCCTGGGCGACTACGTCAACAACCGGGAGACACGCCTCTTCCACGTCGGCCGGCTCGACACCGAGACCGAGGGCATCATCCTGCTCACCAACCACGGCGAGCTGGCCCACCGGCTGACCCACCCCAAGTACGGCGTGAAGAAGACCTACCTCGCCGCGATCCAGGGCCCGCTCCCGCGCGACCTCGGCAAGCGGCTCAAGGACGGCATCGAGCTGGACGACGGCTACGCCCGCGCCGACCACTTCCGCGTCGTCGAGAACACCGGCAAGAACTACCTGGTCGAGGTCACCCTCCACGAGGGCCGCAAGCACATCGTCCGCCGCATGCTGGCGGAGGCCGGGTTCCCGGTCGACAAGCTCGTCCGGGTCAGCTTCGGCCCGATCGCGCTCGGCGACCAGAAGTCCGGCTGGCTGCGCCGGATGACCAACACCGAGGTCGGCATGCTGATGAAGGAAGTCGGCCTGTAA
- a CDS encoding nucleotidyltransferase domain-containing protein translates to MPPELTSEALVRDHTIYSCVMGSRAFGLATDGSDTDRRGVFLAPAPLYWRLDKPPTHAEGPADEQFSWELERFLELALRANPNVLECLHSPLVERVDDTGRELLALRGAFLSRQAHETFVRYAIGQRRKLEADIRQHGTPRWKHAMHLLRLLATCRDLLRTGELVIDVGAGRERLLEVKRGEVPWPRVEAWMNRLADEADEAAPGSPLPPEPDRARVEDFLFRTRRASALQASALEASALQADADHEVAQRFVGGGLVG, encoded by the coding sequence ATGCCTCCCGAACTGACCTCCGAAGCGCTCGTACGCGACCACACGATCTACTCGTGCGTGATGGGTTCGCGCGCCTTCGGTCTGGCCACGGACGGCAGCGACACCGACCGCCGCGGGGTGTTCCTCGCGCCCGCCCCGCTCTACTGGCGCCTCGACAAGCCCCCCACCCATGCCGAGGGACCGGCCGACGAGCAGTTCTCCTGGGAGTTGGAGCGCTTCCTGGAGCTCGCTCTGCGCGCCAACCCCAACGTCCTGGAGTGTCTGCACTCCCCTCTCGTCGAGCGCGTCGACGACACCGGCCGGGAACTCCTCGCCCTGCGCGGGGCATTCCTCTCCCGCCAGGCCCACGAGACCTTCGTGCGCTATGCGATCGGCCAGCGCAGGAAGCTGGAGGCGGACATCCGTCAGCACGGCACCCCGCGCTGGAAGCACGCCATGCATCTGCTGCGGCTCCTCGCCACCTGCCGCGATCTGCTCCGTACGGGCGAGCTGGTGATCGACGTCGGCGCCGGCCGGGAGCGGCTGCTGGAGGTCAAGCGGGGCGAGGTGCCGTGGCCGCGGGTCGAGGCGTGGATGAACCGCCTCGCCGACGAGGCGGACGAGGCCGCGCCCGGCTCCCCGCTGCCGCCCGAGCCCGACCGGGCGCGCGTCGAGGACTTCCTGTTCCGTACGCGCCGGGCGTCGGCGCTCCAGGCGTCGGCGCTCGAGGCGTCAGCGCTCCAGGCGGACGCGGACCACGAAGTCGCGCAGCGCTTCGTAGGTGGTGGGCTCGTCGGGTAG
- a CDS encoding segregation and condensation protein A produces the protein MDVSAPGGSEPDAPTGPEPTAGAGPVDDGRFKVRLANFEGPFDLLLQLISKHKLDVTEVALSKVTDEFMVYIHAMGPDWDLDQTTEFLVVAATLLDLKAARLLPAAEVEDEADLALLEARDLLFARLLQYRAYKQIAEIFSARLEEEGKRYPRTVGLEAHHAELLPEVVISIGAEGFARLAVKAMQPRPEPQVYIDHIHAPLVSVREQAEIVVARLREAGEVSFRELAADAPDTLTVVARFLALLELYREKAVVLDQEEALGELMVRWTGGEGAGRPTVTDEFDSEVHENPDEEEDA, from the coding sequence GTGGACGTCTCGGCGCCGGGCGGCTCTGAGCCCGACGCTCCAACCGGTCCCGAGCCCACGGCCGGCGCCGGGCCCGTTGATGACGGGCGGTTCAAAGTACGGCTTGCCAACTTCGAGGGGCCCTTCGACCTCCTCCTGCAGCTGATCTCCAAGCACAAGCTCGATGTGACCGAAGTCGCCCTCTCCAAGGTCACCGACGAGTTCATGGTGTACATCCACGCCATGGGGCCCGACTGGGATCTCGATCAGACCACCGAGTTCCTCGTCGTCGCGGCCACGCTGCTCGATCTCAAGGCCGCGCGGCTGCTGCCCGCCGCCGAGGTGGAGGACGAGGCCGACCTCGCGCTGCTCGAGGCGCGGGACCTGCTCTTCGCGCGGTTGCTGCAGTACCGCGCGTACAAGCAGATCGCCGAGATCTTCAGCGCGCGGCTGGAGGAGGAGGGGAAGCGGTATCCGAGGACCGTCGGGCTCGAGGCTCATCACGCCGAGCTGCTGCCCGAGGTCGTCATCAGCATCGGCGCCGAGGGCTTCGCCAGGCTCGCGGTGAAGGCGATGCAGCCCCGGCCCGAGCCGCAGGTGTACATCGACCACATCCACGCACCCCTCGTGTCCGTACGCGAGCAGGCCGAGATCGTCGTCGCGCGGCTGCGGGAGGCCGGCGAGGTGAGCTTCCGGGAGCTCGCCGCGGACGCCCCCGACACCCTCACCGTCGTCGCCCGCTTCCTCGCCCTGCTGGAGCTCTACCGCGAGAAGGCCGTGGTCCTGGACCAGGAGGAGGCCCTGGGCGAGCTCATGGTGCGCTGGACCGGCGGTGAGGGCGCCGGCCGGCCCACCGTCACCGATGAATTCGATTCCGAGGTTCACGAGAACCCGGACGAGGAGGAGGACGCGTGA
- the scpB gene encoding SMC-Scp complex subunit ScpB — protein MVVDEPATEEHLAKVLEQPRRAVADALRELADEYTVQGRGFELRLVAGGWRFYSRAEHADAVERFVLDGQQARLTQAALETLAVVAYRRPVSRSRVSAVRGVNCDGVMRTLLQRGLVEEAGAEPETGAILYRTTNYFLERMGLRGLDELPELAPFLPEAEAIEAETQEGVPSFDPDAPDTDADDKTEF, from the coding sequence ATGGTCGTCGACGAGCCGGCCACCGAGGAGCACCTCGCCAAGGTCCTGGAGCAGCCGCGCCGGGCCGTCGCCGACGCGCTGCGCGAGCTGGCCGACGAGTACACCGTCCAGGGCCGCGGCTTCGAGCTGCGGCTCGTCGCGGGCGGCTGGCGCTTCTACAGCCGCGCCGAGCACGCCGACGCCGTCGAGCGCTTCGTCCTCGACGGGCAGCAGGCCCGGCTCACCCAGGCCGCCCTGGAGACCCTCGCGGTCGTCGCGTACCGCCGGCCGGTGAGCCGTTCGCGCGTCTCCGCCGTGCGCGGAGTGAACTGCGACGGCGTCATGCGCACCCTCCTCCAGCGCGGTCTGGTCGAGGAGGCGGGCGCGGAACCCGAAACAGGTGCGATCCTGTACAGGACGACGAACTACTTTCTGGAGCGGATGGGCCTGCGTGGCCTGGACGAGCTCCCGGAGCTCGCGCCCTTCCTCCCCGAGGCGGAGGCGATCGAGGCCGAGACGCAAGAGGGTGTGCCGTCGTTCGATCCGGACGCACCGGACACCGACGCAGACGACAAGACGGAATTTTGA
- a CDS encoding NUDIX hydrolase, translating to MIKDYDPGAFPPFAVTVDLAVFTVREGRLHVLLVERGEDPYKGAWALPGGFVRPKESAGQAARRELAEETSLSEETVAGLHLEQLRTYSDPDRDPRMRVVSVAYTALVPDLPEPRGGGDAAHARWTPLASARGLAFDHERILADAHHRIGAKLEYTCLATTFCPPEFTLGELQQVYETVWGVELDRPNFRRKVLTTPGFVEAVEGPPRRTGGRGKPAALYRAGAASALHPPLLRPEGRHT from the coding sequence ATGATCAAGGACTACGACCCGGGCGCCTTCCCGCCCTTCGCCGTCACCGTCGACCTCGCCGTCTTCACGGTCCGCGAGGGCCGGCTGCACGTCCTGCTCGTCGAGCGCGGAGAGGACCCGTACAAGGGCGCCTGGGCGCTGCCCGGAGGCTTCGTACGCCCCAAGGAGTCGGCCGGGCAGGCCGCCCGCCGTGAACTGGCCGAAGAGACCAGCCTGTCCGAGGAGACCGTCGCCGGCCTCCACCTGGAGCAGCTGCGGACCTACAGCGACCCGGACCGCGACCCGAGGATGCGCGTCGTCTCCGTCGCGTACACCGCGCTCGTACCGGACCTGCCGGAGCCGCGCGGCGGCGGGGACGCGGCGCACGCCCGGTGGACACCGCTCGCATCCGCCCGTGGGCTCGCCTTCGACCACGAACGGATCCTCGCCGACGCGCACCACAGGATCGGTGCCAAGCTCGAGTACACCTGCCTCGCCACCACGTTCTGCCCGCCCGAGTTCACGCTCGGCGAGCTGCAGCAGGTGTACGAGACGGTCTGGGGCGTCGAGCTCGACCGTCCCAACTTCCGGCGCAAGGTCCTCACCACACCCGGCTTCGTCGAGGCCGTCGAGGGTCCGCCGCGCCGCACCGGCGGCCGCGGGAAACCGGCCGCGCTGTACCGGGCGGGTGCCGCCTCCGCCCTGCATCCCCCACTCCTGCGACCGGAAGGACGGCACACATGA
- a CDS encoding ParA family protein, whose amino-acid sequence MPARGQSPSSGLEAVGSVAVRTFETHRRATHTTHMTTAHTMKMMDGQHVNAMAGNESGRESTHFAAYQEVPEGHFYDPDAEYEPDPEYAATLAPDAARQRRERIGPTGRPLPYFPIPGPLTSHGPATIIAMCNQKGGVGKTTSTINLGAALAEYGRRVLLVDFDPQGALSVGLGVNPMELDLTVYNLLMERGMQADEVLLKTAVPNMDLLPSNIDLSAAEVQLVSEVARESTLQRALKPLMSDYDYIVIDCQPSLGLLTVNALTAAHKVIVPLECEFFALRGVALLTETIEKVQERLNPDLELDGILATMYDSRTVHSREVLARVVEAFDDHVYHTVIGRTVRFPETTVAGEPITTYASNSVGAAAYRQLAREVLARCHAE is encoded by the coding sequence ATGCCTGCGCGGGGCCAGAGCCCGTCATCCGGGCTCGAGGCTGTCGGCTCCGTCGCTGTCCGCACCTTCGAGACGCACCGGCGCGCGACGCACACGACGCACATGACGACAGCCCACACGATGAAGATGATGGACGGCCAACACGTGAACGCCATGGCCGGCAACGAGAGTGGCCGAGAGTCCACCCACTTCGCCGCCTACCAGGAAGTCCCCGAGGGGCACTTCTACGACCCCGACGCCGAGTACGAGCCCGATCCCGAGTACGCGGCCACCCTCGCCCCTGACGCAGCCCGTCAGCGCCGCGAGCGGATCGGCCCCACCGGGCGGCCTCTGCCGTACTTCCCGATCCCGGGCCCGCTGACCTCACACGGTCCCGCGACGATCATCGCGATGTGCAATCAGAAGGGCGGCGTCGGCAAGACGACGTCGACCATCAACCTGGGCGCCGCGCTCGCGGAGTACGGACGGCGTGTACTGCTCGTCGACTTCGACCCGCAGGGAGCCCTGTCGGTCGGCCTCGGCGTCAACCCGATGGAGCTCGACCTCACCGTCTACAACCTGCTCATGGAGCGGGGCATGCAGGCGGACGAGGTGCTGCTGAAGACCGCCGTGCCCAACATGGACCTGCTGCCGAGCAATATCGATCTCTCGGCCGCGGAAGTGCAGTTGGTGAGCGAGGTCGCGCGCGAGTCCACGCTGCAGCGGGCGCTGAAGCCGCTGATGTCGGACTACGACTACATCGTGATCGACTGTCAGCCCTCGCTGGGCCTGCTCACGGTGAACGCGCTGACCGCCGCGCACAAGGTGATCGTGCCGCTCGAGTGCGAGTTCTTCGCGCTGCGAGGCGTGGCGCTGCTGACGGAGACCATCGAGAAGGTCCAGGAGCGGCTCAACCCCGACCTGGAGCTCGACGGGATCCTCGCCACGATGTACGACTCGCGGACGGTGCACAGCCGTGAGGTGCTGGCGCGGGTGGTCGAGGCATTCGACGATCACGTCTACCACACGGTGATCGGGCGGACCGTGCGCTTCCCGGAGACGACGGTGGCCGGTGAGCCGATCACCACGTACGCCTCCAACTCGGTTGGCGCGGCCGCCTATCGTCAGCTCGCCAGGGAGGTGCTCGCCCGGTGTCACGCCGAGTGA
- a CDS encoding AAA family ATPase, with product MNTYRHGLVLGKFYPPHAGHHHLVRTAADRCERLTVLVCASSVETIPLAERVRWMREVHADVRVVGAVDDIPMDLNDPDIWEAHMAVFRAAVPEPVDAVFTSEPYGEELGRRFGAASVCVDPDRTVFPVSGTAVRKDPVGCWDFLAPPVRAALVRRVVVLGAESTGTTTMAWALAEHYRGRGGVWTRTRCVPEYGREFSEHKLVELRARRPEAGWDEVRFTSEEFPLIARRQTEQEDEAARAGSPVLFCDTDAFATTIWHERYLGGPNADVARIAARGQQHLWLLTDHRGVDFEDDGLRDGEHLRPWMTARFAARLARTGRRTVVLQGPHEQRLATAVAAVDQLVGEGWDLAEPLPEQR from the coding sequence ATGAACACCTACCGGCACGGCCTGGTGCTCGGGAAGTTCTACCCGCCGCACGCGGGCCACCACCACCTCGTACGGACCGCCGCCGACCGCTGCGAGCGGCTGACCGTCCTGGTCTGCGCCTCCTCGGTGGAGACGATTCCGCTCGCCGAACGCGTGCGGTGGATGCGCGAAGTACATGCGGACGTACGGGTCGTGGGCGCCGTCGACGACATCCCGATGGACCTGAACGACCCGGACATCTGGGAGGCGCACATGGCCGTCTTCCGCGCCGCCGTCCCCGAACCGGTCGACGCCGTCTTCACCTCGGAGCCGTACGGCGAGGAGCTCGGCCGGCGCTTCGGCGCCGCGTCCGTGTGCGTCGACCCCGACCGCACCGTCTTCCCGGTCTCCGGCACGGCCGTACGCAAGGACCCGGTCGGCTGCTGGGACTTCCTGGCGCCGCCCGTGCGCGCGGCGCTCGTCCGGCGTGTGGTCGTCCTCGGCGCCGAGTCCACGGGCACCACGACGATGGCGTGGGCCCTCGCCGAGCACTACCGCGGGCGCGGCGGTGTCTGGACGCGGACCCGCTGTGTGCCGGAGTACGGACGGGAGTTCAGCGAGCACAAGCTGGTGGAGCTGCGCGCCCGGCGGCCGGAGGCGGGCTGGGACGAGGTGCGGTTCACCTCGGAGGAGTTCCCGCTGATCGCCCGGCGGCAGACGGAGCAGGAGGACGAGGCCGCCCGGGCCGGATCGCCCGTGCTGTTCTGCGACACCGACGCCTTCGCCACCACCATCTGGCACGAGCGCTACCTGGGCGGCCCGAACGCGGACGTCGCCCGGATCGCCGCCCGCGGACAGCAGCATCTATGGCTGCTCACCGACCACCGTGGCGTGGACTTCGAGGACGACGGGCTGCGCGACGGAGAGCATCTGCGGCCCTGGATGACCGCCCGCTTCGCGGCCCGGCTCGCCCGCACCGGACGGCGGACCGTCGTGCTTCAGGGACCGCACGAGCAGCGGCTCGCCACCGCCGTCGCCGCCGTGGACCAACTCGTCGGCGAGGGCTGGGACCTCGCCGAACCCCTGCCGGAGCAACGATGA
- a CDS encoding ADP-ribosylglycohydrolase family protein, with the protein MRTTRTITKQAATGSLIGLALGDALGFPTEFNDVPRILATFGPWREMSLPRPAIVTDDTQMTLALGRGIRTAMDRGVLVASRLTGPVREEFVQWYHSPDNNRAPGNTCLVACEKLDSDLPWQEASQVGSKGCGANMRVAPVGLVPGLSEEQRAGAAQLQAALTHGHPTALAASDLTARAVFLLAHGAEPMGLVGQLRSYAYEMRNHYYHHWLGNLWTYSHDPTPEAFIARGWDECLQILERLATALRTANPETDPCLATGDGWIAEEALATALLCFLMFPEEPVTALRRAACTKGDSDSIACLAGAFAGAHLGAGAWPKEWSERIEYRSDLMSLGALWDS; encoded by the coding sequence ATGAGAACCACGAGGACCATCACCAAACAAGCGGCCACCGGCTCGTTGATCGGGCTCGCGCTCGGGGACGCGCTGGGCTTCCCGACCGAGTTCAACGATGTGCCGCGGATCCTCGCCACGTTCGGGCCGTGGCGCGAGATGAGCCTGCCGAGGCCCGCGATCGTCACGGACGACACCCAGATGACGCTCGCCCTGGGGCGCGGCATACGTACCGCGATGGACCGCGGGGTGCTCGTCGCCTCCCGGCTGACGGGGCCGGTGCGCGAGGAGTTCGTCCAGTGGTACCACTCCCCGGACAACAACCGGGCCCCCGGCAACACCTGCCTGGTGGCCTGCGAGAAGCTCGACAGCGATCTGCCCTGGCAGGAGGCCAGCCAGGTCGGCTCCAAGGGCTGCGGCGCCAATATGCGGGTCGCGCCGGTCGGACTCGTACCTGGGCTGAGCGAGGAACAGCGGGCGGGCGCCGCGCAGTTGCAGGCCGCCCTCACCCACGGACATCCCACCGCGCTGGCGGCGAGCGACCTGACGGCCCGCGCGGTGTTCCTGCTGGCACACGGCGCGGAGCCGATGGGGCTCGTGGGGCAGCTGCGCTCGTACGCGTACGAGATGCGCAACCACTACTACCACCACTGGCTCGGCAATCTGTGGACCTACTCCCACGATCCGACGCCCGAGGCCTTCATCGCACGCGGCTGGGACGAGTGCCTGCAGATCCTGGAGCGGCTCGCGACGGCGCTGCGCACGGCCAACCCGGAGACCGACCCGTGCCTGGCCACCGGCGACGGCTGGATCGCCGAGGAGGCGCTCGCCACGGCACTGCTGTGCTTCCTGATGTTCCCCGAGGAGCCGGTCACGGCACTGCGCCGGGCCGCCTGCACCAAGGGCGACTCGGACTCGATCGCCTGCCTCGCGGGCGCGTTCGCCGGGGCTCACCTCGGGGCGGGCGCCTGGCCCAAGGAGTGGTCCGAGCGGATTGAGTACCGCAGCGATCTGATGTCGCTCGGCGCGCTCTGGGACTCTTGA